The following are encoded together in the Naumannella cuiyingiana genome:
- a CDS encoding ROK family transcriptional regulator has translation MIEGVGHMPKAASQLAMGDFNQVLVLDLIRRANGQVSRIDLGDRSGLAPQTVSNIVGRLLDSGLVTEGAAVPRGRGKPPRPLTVNPAGACAVGVHLDPATVSYTLLDLAGGVAGRLRRRTPPGTKPADIVAQVVETVADLTGSCGADPDRLLGIGLAVPGPIDDSRGVLLTPPQLSQWHDVPLRDDLATAAGVPVLMEKDVNAAAVAEVWAREGCHEDFVLLYLGTGVATGLVLGGEVWRGRSGNSGEIGGVLTTDDSGAPLRFADRVIPGDLICQARELGVDVPEVDPDDPVAVDEAFTRLVLLAADGDPAAGRVLDESVTAAGAVLAQLINLVDVDHVVVGGPLWSRVSDRYLADLASAMRPRLVDRDDVRVLPSVQGDTVTAYGAAALVMNRFLAPRPGSLIGA, from the coding sequence ATGATCGAGGGGGTGGGCCACATGCCGAAGGCGGCATCACAACTCGCCATGGGCGATTTCAACCAGGTGCTGGTGCTCGACCTGATCCGGCGGGCAAATGGTCAGGTGAGCCGGATCGATCTCGGCGACCGCTCCGGGCTCGCGCCACAGACGGTGTCCAACATCGTCGGCCGGCTGCTGGACAGCGGGTTGGTGACCGAAGGGGCGGCCGTCCCGCGCGGCCGCGGCAAACCACCGCGCCCGTTGACGGTCAATCCCGCCGGCGCCTGCGCCGTCGGCGTCCACCTCGACCCGGCGACCGTCTCCTACACCCTGCTCGATCTGGCCGGCGGGGTGGCCGGGCGGCTGCGCAGGCGGACCCCGCCGGGAACGAAACCTGCCGACATCGTGGCCCAGGTGGTGGAGACCGTCGCCGATCTGACCGGGAGTTGCGGCGCCGACCCCGACCGGCTGCTCGGCATCGGCCTGGCCGTCCCCGGCCCCATCGACGACAGCCGTGGAGTGTTGCTGACGCCACCCCAATTGAGCCAGTGGCACGACGTCCCGCTGCGCGACGACCTCGCGACGGCGGCCGGCGTACCGGTGCTGATGGAGAAGGACGTGAACGCGGCGGCCGTCGCGGAGGTGTGGGCGCGCGAGGGGTGTCACGAGGACTTCGTGCTGCTCTACCTCGGCACGGGCGTCGCAACCGGGTTGGTGCTGGGCGGGGAGGTCTGGCGCGGCCGGAGCGGGAACAGCGGCGAGATCGGTGGCGTGCTGACCACCGACGACTCCGGCGCGCCGCTCCGGTTCGCCGACCGGGTGATCCCGGGCGACCTGATCTGCCAGGCACGCGAGCTCGGGGTCGACGTGCCCGAGGTCGACCCCGACGACCCGGTCGCGGTCGACGAAGCGTTCACCCGGCTGGTGCTGCTCGCGGCCGACGGCGACCCGGCGGCCGGCCGCGTCCTCGACGAGTCGGTGACGGCGGCCGGCGCCGTGCTGGCCCAGTTGATCAACCTCGTCGATGTCGATCATGTCGTCGTCGGGGGGCCGCTGTGGTCGCGGGTCAGCGATCGCTACCTCGCCGACCTCGCGTCGGCGATGCGGCCACGGCTGGTCGATCGGGACGATGTCCGGGTGCTGCCCTCGGTGCAGGGTGACACGGTGACCGCCTACGGTGCCGCGGCCCTGGTGATGAACCGCTTCCTGGCTCCCCGGCCGGGGAGCCTGATCGGAGCCTGA
- a CDS encoding sugar ABC transporter permease gives MAPSTPTGTRHGGRTDPAGPANRASNATRAGNATRAGNAIRAGNAIRRRNLRLGLAFISPWIIGFLAFVAYPLIYSLAVSLLNYTGLQQPTFAGVGNYTRIAQDPLVVKSTWNTLFYAGLAVPLGLAVALVLALCMNARVREVGLYRTALYLPSLVPVFALSFIFVVFVNPQYGLFNRIVGWFGLPPENYLGDPTSAKLIIVLMAQLAAGNAALIFLAGLNNIPDSLYEAATVDGAGPLRRFFVITLPLLSPTILFNLVTGISGGLQIFTQAYILTEGGPNNGTLFYLYYLYKNAFSYAQLGYASALAVVLFLVGLLLAVLIYTLSRRFVTYEVNG, from the coding sequence GTGGCACCATCGACGCCGACGGGCACGCGGCACGGCGGACGAACCGACCCGGCCGGCCCCGCGAACCGGGCCAGCAATGCGACGCGGGCCGGCAATGCGACGCGGGCCGGCAATGCCATCCGGGCCGGCAACGCGATCCGGCGCCGCAATCTGCGGCTGGGGTTGGCGTTCATCAGCCCGTGGATCATCGGCTTCCTCGCCTTCGTCGCCTATCCGCTGATCTACTCCCTGGCCGTCTCGCTGCTCAACTACACCGGCCTGCAGCAGCCGACCTTCGCGGGAGTCGGCAACTACACCCGGATCGCCCAGGACCCGCTGGTGGTCAAGTCGACCTGGAACACCCTGTTCTACGCCGGCCTCGCGGTCCCCCTCGGCCTGGCGGTCGCGCTCGTCCTGGCGCTGTGCATGAATGCGCGGGTCCGCGAGGTCGGCCTCTATCGCACCGCGCTGTATCTCCCGTCGCTGGTGCCGGTGTTTGCGCTGAGCTTCATCTTCGTGGTCTTCGTGAATCCGCAGTACGGCCTGTTCAACCGCATCGTCGGTTGGTTCGGCCTTCCGCCGGAGAACTATCTCGGCGACCCGACCTCGGCCAAACTGATCATCGTCTTGATGGCGCAACTGGCGGCGGGCAATGCGGCGCTGATCTTCCTCGCCGGACTGAACAACATCCCCGACTCGCTCTACGAGGCCGCGACGGTCGACGGTGCGGGGCCGCTGCGCAGATTCTTCGTGATCACCCTGCCACTACTCTCCCCGACCATCCTGTTCAACCTGGTCACGGGGATCAGCGGCGGGCTGCAGATCTTCACCCAGGCCTACATCCTGACCGAGGGCGGGCCGAACAACGGAACCCTCTTCTACCTGTACTACCTGTACAAGAACGCCTTCTCCTACGCGCAGCTGGGGTACGCCTCGGCGCTGGCGGTCGTGCTCTTCCTCGTCGGACTGCTGCTGGCGGTGCTGATCTACACGCTGTCGCGGCGTTTCGTGACCTATGAGGTGAACGGATGA
- a CDS encoding carbohydrate ABC transporter permease, giving the protein MTTELTRPAGATDAGPTGTTDTPPGRPGGWQAQQRRGRLIGKGLARLIMIVISLLFLVPLYWMVITALKTSEELAAFPPTFWPTDPQWGVFAETVQAFPFFRMFANTVLVTVASTVLVTLSSFVVAYGFACIDWPGRDKIFYLVLATLFIPFPLAIIPMFDLFAWLGWVNTLLPLIVPSMFASAFYIFLLRQFLKQTAQDTIDAARIDGASEWQICWRVVFPIARPALVAVSIFAAVLAWNDFMGPLIYLQDPSVQTLAIGLQMFSTETDTQYNQLMAASIMTLVPLIVLFAIFQRYFVRGLNVGGFR; this is encoded by the coding sequence ATGACGACCGAACTCACCCGCCCCGCGGGGGCGACCGATGCGGGCCCCACGGGCACGACGGACACCCCACCGGGTCGGCCGGGCGGATGGCAGGCCCAGCAGCGACGCGGCCGCTTGATCGGAAAAGGCCTCGCCCGGCTGATCATGATCGTCATCTCGTTGCTGTTCCTGGTGCCGCTGTACTGGATGGTGATCACCGCGCTGAAGACCAGCGAGGAGCTTGCTGCCTTCCCGCCGACCTTCTGGCCGACCGACCCACAGTGGGGCGTGTTCGCCGAGACGGTGCAGGCGTTCCCGTTCTTCCGAATGTTCGCCAACACCGTGCTGGTCACCGTGGCGTCGACCGTGCTGGTCACGCTGTCCAGCTTCGTGGTCGCCTACGGCTTCGCCTGCATCGACTGGCCCGGACGCGACAAGATCTTCTATCTGGTGCTCGCCACCTTGTTCATCCCGTTCCCGCTGGCGATCATTCCGATGTTCGACCTGTTCGCCTGGTTGGGTTGGGTGAACACGCTGCTGCCGCTGATCGTCCCGTCGATGTTCGCCAGCGCGTTCTACATCTTCCTGCTCCGACAGTTCCTGAAACAGACCGCCCAGGACACCATCGACGCCGCCAGGATCGACGGCGCATCGGAGTGGCAGATCTGTTGGCGGGTGGTCTTCCCGATCGCCCGGCCGGCGCTCGTCGCGGTCTCCATCTTCGCCGCCGTGCTCGCGTGGAACGACTTCATGGGTCCGCTGATCTATCTGCAGGACCCGTCGGTGCAGACCCTGGCCATCGGCCTGCAGATGTTCAGCACGGAGACCGACACGCAGTACAACCAGCTCATGGCCGCCTCGATCATGACGCTCGTCCCGTTGATCGTCTTGTTCGCGATCTTCCAGCGGTACTTCGTGCGCGGACTCAATGTGGGAGGTTTCCGGTGA
- a CDS encoding extracellular solute-binding protein, which yields MSRRTLLLAAAGAAAVPTWAACAPARRPNEIVVWVKSGSSDMMESLGILAETYQQRNPGKLVRLVTVQSRGDDDATLLITAIRGNTAPDVFLGDRFTFAQFGSRGLLQDLSPLLAGEDADLLGGFLPFTVNEAAYNGAVYGIPFDTDSRGLYFNKGLLRDSGVDPAVLDPARGAPTFDQVWEIADKVSRTDAAGSYTHLGFIPWEEQAWPFTWCLANDAVIFDEASCRIAVDDPGFRQVYADYRDWARRLDYPKVDAFVATYKPPNAPPSQSPFFNDRLATSVVFSNFIFNLKKYAPKLDWGVTYLPVRADGDEPYSWSGGSGFTIPTGAANVEDAWEFIKFMTSPQGQAVWVQRQNYLPTRTAMLSDESLIADQRFFADLLIGGYGHSRPPLPVGPALWEAMNTAREGVLLGQSGPDEAMAEIARRVQPELDQYCPVSPGLGR from the coding sequence GTGAGTCGCCGGACCCTGCTGCTGGCCGCGGCAGGCGCAGCGGCTGTGCCCACCTGGGCAGCTTGCGCCCCGGCCCGCAGGCCGAACGAGATCGTGGTCTGGGTGAAGAGCGGTTCGTCGGACATGATGGAGTCGCTCGGCATACTCGCCGAGACCTACCAGCAACGCAATCCCGGCAAACTCGTCCGGCTGGTCACGGTGCAGAGTCGCGGCGACGACGATGCGACGCTGCTGATCACCGCGATTCGCGGGAACACCGCGCCGGATGTGTTTCTCGGCGACCGGTTCACCTTCGCGCAGTTCGGCAGCCGTGGACTGTTGCAGGACCTCTCCCCGCTGCTGGCGGGCGAGGACGCCGATCTGCTGGGCGGCTTCCTACCCTTCACGGTCAACGAGGCGGCCTACAACGGGGCTGTGTACGGCATCCCGTTCGACACCGACAGCCGCGGTCTCTACTTCAACAAGGGCCTGTTACGAGACAGCGGCGTCGACCCGGCGGTGCTCGATCCGGCCCGCGGGGCGCCCACCTTCGATCAGGTGTGGGAGATCGCCGACAAGGTCAGCCGGACCGACGCCGCCGGCAGCTACACCCACCTCGGCTTCATCCCGTGGGAGGAACAGGCCTGGCCGTTCACCTGGTGTCTGGCCAATGACGCGGTCATCTTCGACGAGGCGAGCTGTCGGATCGCCGTGGACGACCCGGGCTTTCGTCAGGTCTATGCCGACTACCGCGACTGGGCCCGGCGACTCGACTACCCCAAGGTCGACGCATTCGTGGCCACCTACAAGCCGCCGAACGCACCGCCCAGCCAGTCCCCGTTCTTCAACGACCGGCTCGCCACCAGCGTCGTGTTCTCCAACTTCATCTTCAACCTCAAGAAGTACGCCCCCAAGCTCGACTGGGGGGTCACCTATCTTCCGGTGCGGGCCGACGGCGACGAGCCCTACTCGTGGTCGGGTGGGTCCGGCTTCACCATCCCGACCGGCGCCGCCAATGTCGAGGACGCCTGGGAGTTCATCAAGTTCATGACATCGCCGCAGGGTCAGGCGGTCTGGGTGCAGCGGCAGAACTACCTGCCCACCCGAACGGCGATGCTGAGCGACGAGTCACTGATCGCCGACCAGCGCTTCTTCGCCGATCTGCTGATCGGCGGCTACGGGCATTCGCGTCCGCCCCTGCCGGTCGGGCCCGCCCTGTGGGAGGCGATGAACACCGCGCGCGAGGGCGTCCTGCTCGGCCAGAGCGGGCCCGACGAGGCGATGGCCGAGATCGCCCGCCGGGTGCAACCCGAGCTCGATCAGTACTGTCCGGTCTCGCCCGGGCTCGGGCGTTGA
- the pdxY gene encoding pyridoxal kinase PdxY, translating to MTTVLSIQSTVAYGHVGNSAATFPMMRRGVEVWPVITVHFSNHTGYGQWRGPLLTPDDVREVVTGIDERGVLGRVDGVLSGYQGAEAMGAAVLDVVAQVRRRNPAAAYCCDPVMGDVGRGMYVRPGIPEFMRDTVVPAADIVTPNHFELEFLVGRALPTLPDVLAGARELRERGPRVVLVTSVDVPELQAGLQADGLQGEGLSMVAVDGDGAWSVTTPRLDRTFTGSGDLTAATFFTELLGGRSTAEALGTTADVVHAVLRITTEADSAELALVAAQDEIAQPSRTFEVRPAG from the coding sequence GTGACCACCGTCTTGTCGATCCAGTCCACCGTCGCCTACGGCCACGTCGGGAACTCGGCCGCCACTTTCCCGATGATGCGGCGCGGGGTGGAGGTGTGGCCCGTGATCACCGTCCACTTCTCCAACCACACGGGCTATGGCCAGTGGCGCGGCCCGCTGCTCACGCCGGACGACGTCCGCGAGGTGGTCACCGGCATCGATGAGCGTGGCGTCCTCGGCCGGGTCGACGGGGTGTTGTCGGGGTATCAGGGTGCGGAGGCGATGGGCGCGGCGGTGCTCGACGTCGTGGCGCAGGTACGCCGGCGCAATCCGGCCGCGGCGTACTGCTGCGATCCCGTGATGGGCGATGTCGGTCGCGGTATGTATGTCCGACCCGGCATTCCCGAGTTCATGCGCGACACCGTGGTGCCGGCCGCGGACATCGTCACCCCGAACCATTTCGAGCTGGAGTTCCTGGTCGGCCGGGCCCTGCCGACGCTGCCGGACGTGCTCGCGGGGGCCCGTGAGCTGCGCGAGCGCGGGCCGCGCGTGGTGCTGGTGACCAGCGTCGACGTGCCCGAACTGCAGGCGGGGCTGCAGGCGGACGGGCTGCAGGGTGAGGGGCTGTCGATGGTCGCCGTCGACGGTGATGGCGCCTGGAGCGTGACCACCCCGCGGCTGGACCGGACCTTCACCGGCTCAGGCGACCTGACGGCGGCGACATTCTTCACCGAGCTGCTGGGCGGCCGGAGCACCGCCGAGGCGCTCGGCACCACGGCGGACGTGGTCCATGCCGTGCTGCGGATCACCACCGAGGCCGACAGCGCCGAGCTGGCCCTGGTCGCCGCCCAGGACGAGATCGCGCAGCCGTCGCGGACCTTCGAGGTACGCCCGGCCGGCTGA
- a CDS encoding glycerophosphodiester phosphodiesterase, with protein MPPVRDDSSPPPRHPYFDSPFVALAHRGGALLPANLGKENTLAAFANAVELGYRYLETDVHATADGVLVAFHDSVLDRVTDETGRIGELPYARVRRARIGGSEPIPTLAEVLDAFDARLNIDLKADAAVAPLAAAIRRHGAADRVCVGSFSSSRLRAFRRLAGPSVATSAGPLAVARNAFAPLAPRRDPDAGYAYQVPVSHTWRGIRVPVITPRFVARAHAAGRQVHAWTIDDPDEMGRLIDLGVDGLVSDRIDTLRDVLIERGLW; from the coding sequence GTGCCGCCCGTCCGCGACGATTCCTCGCCTCCTCCGCGTCACCCGTACTTCGACTCCCCTTTCGTCGCGCTCGCGCATCGCGGCGGCGCGCTGCTGCCGGCCAACCTCGGCAAGGAGAACACGCTGGCCGCGTTCGCCAACGCCGTCGAGCTCGGCTATCGCTACCTGGAGACCGATGTGCATGCGACCGCCGACGGCGTGCTCGTCGCCTTCCACGACAGCGTGCTGGACCGGGTCACCGACGAGACCGGCCGGATCGGCGAGCTGCCGTATGCCCGGGTACGCCGGGCGCGGATCGGCGGCAGCGAGCCGATCCCGACCCTGGCCGAGGTGCTCGACGCCTTCGACGCGCGGCTCAACATCGACCTGAAGGCGGACGCGGCCGTCGCGCCGCTGGCCGCCGCGATCCGACGGCACGGTGCGGCGGACCGGGTCTGCGTGGGGTCGTTCTCGTCATCTCGGCTGCGGGCGTTCCGTCGGCTCGCCGGACCGTCGGTCGCCACCTCCGCCGGACCCCTCGCCGTCGCGCGCAATGCCTTCGCCCCGCTTGCCCCACGCCGGGACCCGGATGCGGGGTACGCCTACCAGGTGCCCGTCAGTCACACCTGGCGGGGCATCCGAGTGCCGGTGATCACCCCGCGCTTCGTCGCCCGCGCCCACGCGGCGGGACGGCAGGTACACGCGTGGACGATCGACGACCCCGACGAGATGGGCCGGCTGATCGATCTCGGTGTCGACGGCCTGGTCAGCGACCGGATCGATACCCTGCGCGACGTGCTGATCGAACGGGGTCTGTGGTGA
- a CDS encoding MFS transporter yields the protein MSVGDAVPPRPSRVAAAAWALWDWGSAAFNAVITTFVFVPYLARAVAPAEGPVSGTEYVARAMAITGLVILVFAPVMGQRADARGRRRSSLGVWSALTWLIMFSLFAIKDSPDYLLAGLVLIGLGNVCFQFAEVNYFAMLPQVSTPANVGRVSGLGWGMGYFGGIVLLALVYFGLIAPEVGWFGVTADEGMKYRVVAVGAAVWFMIFGLPVLFAVPRNVPPPGSRPLGPIAAYRKLYADVRTLWQTRRSAVWFLLASALYRDGLAGVFTFGAVLAVTVYGLSESQVLIFGIAANVVAGLAAVIGGRIEDRVGPKPVIMASLALLVGAGTVLLFVSGPTMFWIFGLILCLAVGPAQASSRSYLARLAPRGHEGEMFGLYATTGRAVSFVGPALFAAFAAWGGDRLGTLGIVVLLLAGGLLLWRLPNTPAAAPDPAVGDGSPSGRE from the coding sequence GTGAGCGTCGGCGACGCGGTGCCGCCGCGTCCGAGCCGGGTCGCCGCCGCCGCGTGGGCGCTGTGGGACTGGGGATCGGCGGCGTTCAATGCGGTGATCACGACCTTCGTGTTCGTGCCCTACCTGGCCCGGGCGGTCGCTCCGGCCGAGGGGCCCGTCAGCGGCACCGAGTACGTCGCCCGCGCGATGGCGATCACCGGCCTGGTGATCCTGGTCTTCGCGCCGGTGATGGGCCAGCGCGCCGATGCGCGCGGCCGCCGCCGCTCCAGCCTCGGGGTGTGGTCCGCGCTGACCTGGCTGATCATGTTCTCGCTCTTCGCGATCAAGGACTCCCCCGACTATCTGCTCGCGGGTCTGGTGCTGATCGGGCTCGGGAATGTCTGCTTCCAGTTCGCCGAGGTCAACTACTTCGCGATGCTGCCGCAGGTCTCGACGCCGGCGAATGTCGGCCGGGTCTCGGGACTCGGCTGGGGCATGGGCTATTTCGGCGGGATCGTGTTGTTGGCGCTGGTCTACTTCGGCCTGATAGCCCCCGAGGTCGGCTGGTTCGGGGTGACCGCGGACGAGGGAATGAAGTATCGGGTCGTCGCCGTCGGGGCCGCGGTGTGGTTCATGATCTTCGGCCTTCCGGTGCTGTTCGCGGTGCCGAGGAATGTCCCGCCGCCGGGGTCGCGACCGCTCGGGCCGATCGCGGCGTACCGCAAGCTGTATGCCGATGTTCGCACCCTCTGGCAGACCAGGCGGTCGGCGGTCTGGTTCCTGCTCGCCAGCGCGCTCTACCGAGACGGGCTGGCCGGCGTGTTCACCTTCGGGGCCGTGCTCGCGGTCACCGTCTACGGGCTCAGCGAGAGCCAGGTGTTGATCTTCGGCATCGCCGCGAACGTGGTCGCCGGCCTGGCCGCGGTGATCGGCGGCCGGATCGAGGACCGGGTCGGCCCGAAGCCGGTGATCATGGCCTCGCTCGCCCTGCTGGTCGGCGCCGGCACCGTGCTGCTGTTCGTCAGCGGCCCGACGATGTTCTGGATCTTCGGGCTGATCCTGTGCCTGGCGGTCGGGCCCGCGCAGGCCTCGTCGCGCAGCTACCTGGCGCGACTCGCGCCGCGGGGGCACGAGGGCGAGATGTTCGGCCTGTACGCCACGACCGGCCGCGCCGTCTCGTTCGTCGGCCCGGCGCTGTTCGCCGCGTTCGCTGCCTGGGGAGGCGACCGACTCGGCACGCTCGGCATCGTCGTCTTGCTGCTCGCCGGTGGTCTGTTGCTGTGGCGGTTGCCGAACACCCCGGCGGCGGCACCGGATCCGGCCGTCGGCGACGGCTCGCCGAGCGGGAGGGAATGA
- a CDS encoding RNA polymerase-binding protein RbpA — protein MADRSLRGTGLGSKSFEDEAGVEFAARQELGFDCPKGHHFTKMFAVEAELPTEWECPRCGAEAVRSDGVKGEAKEAKPVRTHWDMLLERRSISELEELLHERLDLLRAGELTPMEISKAERPRASRRTSR, from the coding sequence ATGGCTGACCGTTCACTGCGTGGTACGGGCTTGGGCAGCAAGAGTTTCGAGGACGAGGCCGGAGTCGAGTTCGCCGCCCGCCAGGAGCTGGGTTTCGACTGCCCGAAGGGCCACCACTTCACCAAGATGTTCGCCGTCGAGGCCGAGCTGCCCACCGAGTGGGAGTGCCCGCGCTGCGGCGCCGAGGCCGTCCGCTCCGACGGTGTCAAGGGCGAGGCCAAGGAGGCCAAGCCGGTACGCACCCACTGGGACATGCTGCTGGAACGGCGCTCCATCTCCGAGCTGGAGGAATTGCTGCACGAGCGCCTCGACCTGCTCCGCGCCGGCGAGCTGACTCCGATGGAGATCTCCAAGGCCGAACGGCCGCGCGCGTCCCGGCGTACCAGCCGCTGA
- a CDS encoding FxsA family protein → MTSPVQPPPAGTPRRRNGWASLAILAGLIALPVAEIWVLIALAGQIGWWTLLVLLAGALLGGWLIRREGARAWRKLESAARSGAEPGRPLLDGALVLIGGVALIIPGLITDVIGLLLLLPFTRPVARAALGAYLNRRFGRLRDQVDTFRARGAGMVIEGEVVDPPDDPEPGQRRTIEG, encoded by the coding sequence ATGACCTCGCCCGTGCAGCCGCCGCCGGCCGGCACCCCGCGGCGCCGCAACGGATGGGCCTCGCTGGCGATCCTGGCCGGGCTGATCGCGCTGCCGGTGGCCGAGATCTGGGTGCTGATCGCGCTGGCCGGACAGATCGGCTGGTGGACCCTCCTCGTGCTGCTCGCCGGAGCGTTGCTCGGCGGCTGGCTGATCCGCCGGGAGGGTGCCCGCGCCTGGCGCAAGCTGGAGAGCGCCGCCCGCAGCGGGGCCGAACCGGGGCGCCCGCTGCTGGACGGCGCGCTGGTGCTGATCGGCGGGGTGGCGTTGATCATCCCCGGGCTGATCACCGACGTGATCGGCCTGCTGTTGCTGCTGCCGTTCACCCGCCCGGTGGCCCGGGCCGCGCTCGGGGCGTACCTGAATCGCCGGTTCGGCCGGCTGCGCGACCAGGTCGACACCTTCCGAGCACGCGGCGCCGGCATGGTGATCGAGGGCGAGGTGGTCGATCCGCCGGACGATCCCGAGCCGGGGCAGCGGCGCACGATCGAGGGCTGA
- a CDS encoding polyprenol monophosphomannose synthase yields MSVDPALATTPLVIVPTYNEADNVPSLVGRLRRAVPAAHVLIADDNSPDGTGRIADTLAAADDHVHVLHRRGKEGLGAAYLAGFGWGLDRGYGILVECDADGSHAPEELPRLLHALSGADMVKGSRWVRGGRLVNWPRSRELLSRGASLWVRMWLGIGVKDSTGGYNAFHARTLRGLELDDIASAGYCFQVELTWRAVRNGFSVAEVPITFVEREHGASKMGRAIVIEAMIRTALWGLEHRVGQLQRLLTGGVHRARRLRGRSKQVHRARH; encoded by the coding sequence TTGTCAGTTGACCCGGCCCTGGCGACGACCCCGCTGGTCATCGTGCCGACCTACAACGAGGCCGACAACGTGCCGTCGCTCGTCGGCCGCCTGCGCCGGGCGGTACCGGCCGCGCACGTGCTGATCGCGGACGACAATTCCCCGGACGGCACGGGCCGGATCGCCGACACCCTGGCGGCGGCCGATGATCACGTGCATGTGCTGCACCGGCGCGGCAAGGAAGGCCTCGGCGCCGCGTACCTCGCCGGTTTCGGCTGGGGGCTGGACCGCGGCTACGGGATCCTCGTGGAATGCGATGCCGACGGCTCGCACGCGCCCGAGGAGCTGCCGCGGCTGCTGCACGCGCTGTCCGGTGCCGACATGGTGAAGGGTTCGCGCTGGGTCCGCGGCGGCCGGCTGGTGAACTGGCCCCGCTCGCGCGAGCTGCTGTCGCGCGGCGCGAGCCTGTGGGTGCGGATGTGGCTCGGCATCGGGGTCAAGGACTCCACCGGCGGCTACAACGCGTTCCATGCCCGCACGCTGCGCGGGCTGGAGCTCGACGACATCGCGTCGGCCGGCTATTGCTTCCAGGTCGAGTTGACCTGGCGGGCCGTGCGCAATGGGTTCAGCGTCGCCGAGGTGCCGATCACGTTCGTCGAGCGCGAGCACGGCGCGTCGAAGATGGGCCGCGCGATCGTGATCGAGGCGATGATCCGCACCGCCTTGTGGGGGCTGGAGCATCGCGTCGGTCAGTTGCAGCGGCTGCTCACCGGTGGCGTGCATCGGGCCCGCCGTCTGCGCGGCCGGTCGAAGCAGGTCCACCGCGCCCGACATTAG